From Methanocella paludicola SANAE, a single genomic window includes:
- a CDS encoding elongation factor EF-2 — MATRGKKMVERVTGLMDKPTLIRNIGICAHIDHGKTTLSDNLLGGSGMISMDLAGKQLFMDFDEEEQARGITINAANVSMVHEVGGEEYLINLIDTPGHVDFGGDVTRAMRAVDGAVVVVDAVEGTMPQTETVLRQALRENVKPILFINKVDRLINELKIEKKDMPIRLAKVIDHVNKLVRNMSPEHYEKDGWKLDAAKGTVCFGSALYKWAVSIPSMKASGIGFNEVYDYCKSGNMKDLALKSPLHSVLLDAVVHHLPNPLEAQKRRIPVIWRGDKESKVGKDLMTANPNEEIVFMVTKILTDPHAGEVAVGRLFAGTLARGQELYISGTATTNRVQSVAISMGADRVEVEKIPAGNIAAVTGLRDAIVGSTGSTVREMTPFEAIKHVSEPVMTVAVEAKNMKDLPKLVEALRQVAKEDPTVKVEINEETGEHLISGMGELHLEIVTKSRITRDRGIEVITSEPIVVYRETVISKAGPIEGKSPNKHNRFYVHIEPLEQPIFDAIKNGDFSMNMMEMDRRKMLESLGMNKDEAKGVTHVYGTNMLIDQTKGIQYLKETMELIIEGMEEALKNGPLAREPAQGIKIRLVDVKLHEDAVHRGPAQVIPAMRTAVQGGVLMSGPTLLEPVQKVFISVPQTQMGAAVREIQGRRGVINDIQSEGDMSIIEGQAPVAELFGFASDIRGATEGRALWNTEFLGFFPVPGSMQNEIVINIRKRKGLKAEIPRPSDFLE; from the coding sequence ATGGCGACTAGAGGAAAGAAGATGGTCGAGCGGGTCACGGGGCTCATGGATAAGCCGACCCTGATCCGCAACATAGGCATTTGTGCCCATATCGACCATGGAAAGACCACGTTATCGGACAACCTGCTGGGCGGCTCGGGCATGATCTCCATGGACCTGGCCGGCAAGCAGCTTTTCATGGACTTCGACGAGGAAGAGCAGGCAAGAGGCATCACGATCAACGCGGCCAACGTATCGATGGTCCACGAGGTCGGCGGCGAGGAATACCTGATTAACCTCATCGACACGCCGGGACACGTCGACTTCGGCGGCGACGTCACCAGGGCCATGAGGGCCGTGGACGGGGCCGTTGTCGTCGTCGACGCGGTCGAGGGCACCATGCCCCAGACCGAGACCGTGCTCAGGCAGGCTCTCCGGGAGAACGTCAAGCCCATCCTGTTCATCAACAAGGTGGACCGTCTCATCAACGAGCTCAAGATCGAGAAGAAAGACATGCCCATCCGGCTTGCCAAGGTCATCGACCACGTCAACAAGCTGGTCAGGAACATGTCCCCCGAGCACTACGAGAAGGACGGCTGGAAGCTGGATGCCGCAAAAGGCACCGTCTGCTTCGGCTCCGCGCTCTACAAGTGGGCCGTGTCGATCCCCTCGATGAAGGCGAGCGGTATCGGCTTCAACGAGGTCTATGACTACTGTAAGTCGGGTAACATGAAGGATCTGGCCCTGAAGTCCCCGCTGCACTCAGTGCTGCTGGACGCTGTGGTACACCACCTGCCCAATCCGCTGGAAGCGCAGAAGAGGCGTATACCGGTCATCTGGAGGGGCGACAAGGAGTCCAAGGTCGGCAAGGACCTCATGACCGCTAACCCCAACGAAGAGATCGTGTTCATGGTCACGAAGATCCTGACCGACCCGCACGCGGGCGAAGTGGCCGTCGGCCGCTTATTCGCCGGCACGCTGGCGAGGGGCCAGGAGCTATATATCTCGGGCACCGCCACGACGAACCGTGTCCAGTCCGTGGCCATTTCCATGGGCGCGGACCGTGTCGAGGTCGAGAAGATCCCGGCGGGCAACATCGCCGCGGTCACCGGCCTCAGGGACGCCATCGTCGGCTCCACCGGCTCAACCGTCCGTGAGATGACCCCGTTCGAGGCCATCAAGCACGTCTCGGAGCCCGTCATGACCGTGGCCGTCGAGGCCAAGAACATGAAGGACCTCCCGAAGCTGGTCGAGGCCCTGCGGCAGGTGGCCAAGGAAGACCCCACCGTCAAGGTCGAGATCAACGAGGAGACCGGCGAGCACCTCATATCGGGCATGGGCGAACTCCACTTAGAGATCGTCACCAAGTCCAGGATCACCAGGGACAGGGGCATCGAGGTCATCACCTCCGAGCCCATCGTCGTGTACCGTGAGACCGTTATAAGCAAGGCGGGCCCCATCGAAGGTAAGTCCCCCAACAAGCACAACCGGTTCTACGTGCACATCGAGCCCCTCGAGCAGCCGATCTTCGACGCCATCAAGAACGGCGACTTCTCCATGAACATGATGGAGATGGACCGGAGGAAGATGCTCGAGAGCCTGGGCATGAACAAGGATGAGGCCAAGGGCGTTACGCACGTTTACGGCACCAACATGCTCATCGACCAGACCAAGGGTATCCAGTACCTGAAGGAGACCATGGAGCTCATCATCGAAGGCATGGAAGAGGCTCTGAAGAACGGCCCGCTGGCCAGAGAGCCCGCCCAGGGCATAAAGATCCGGCTCGTCGATGTCAAGCTGCACGAAGATGCCGTCCACCGTGGCCCCGCGCAGGTCATCCCCGCGATGAGGACCGCCGTACAGGGCGGCGTGCTCATGTCCGGCCCGACGCTGCTCGAGCCCGTCCAGAAGGTCTTCATCAGCGTCCCGCAGACCCAGATGGGCGCGGCTGTCCGTGAAATACAGGGCAGGCGCGGCGTCATCAACGATATCCAGTCCGAGGGCGACATGTCCATCATCGAAGGGCAGGCGCCTGTGGCGGAATTATTCGGCTTCGCCAGCGACATCCGCGGCGCGACCGAAGGCCGTGCGCTGTGGAACACCGAGTTCCTCGGGTTCTTCCCGGTACCGGGCAGCATGCAGAACGAAATAGTGATCAACATCCGCAAGAGGAAGGGGCTCAAGGCCGAGATACCGAGGCCGAGCGACTTCCTCGAATAA